The Terriglobus roseus sequence GGAAAGCTGGGCCAGCATGTTATTGAGGGCCTGTTGAAGTCAGTACCGCCGGCAGAGATCGTCGCCGCAGTCCGCACGCCCGAAAAGGCCGCAGACCTTGCTGCAAAGGGTGTCCAGGTTCGGCAAGCCGACTACTTTCAGCCTGCATCACTCGGCACAGCATTCGCCGGTGCCGATGCCCTGCTGCTCATCTCATCCAGCGAGTTGCGCGACCGCGTATCGCAGCACAAAACAGTTATCGATGCAGCAAAGTCGGCGGGCGTAAAGCTGATCGCCTACACCAGCCTTTTGCGCGCGGATACCAGCACCAACTCCGTGCTGGCACCAGACCACTCGGCCACGGAAGACTACCTGCGCGCCAGCGGCGTACCCTTCGTCATTCTGCGCAATGGCTGGTATCTCGAAAACCACACGGAAAACCTCGGACCGGCGCTGGAGCATGGAGCGATCCTGGGTGCAGCAAAGGACGGCCGTTTCGCCTCGGCTGCACGCGCTGACTACGCGGCCGCAGCGGTTGCGGTCCTTACCGGCAAGGGCCATGAGAACAAGGTCTATGAACTCGGCGGCGATGCGCCGTACACGCTGACGGAACTGGCAGCAGAAGTCACCAGGCAGTCGGGAAAGACCGTCATCTATCAGAACCTGCCCGAAGCGGAGTACGAGAAGACGCTGGAGAGCTTCGGCCTGCCAACCGCCATCGCGCATATGCTGGCCGATGCAGATCGCGGCGCGAGCGAGGGTGAACTGGATAATCCGGGGAGTGACATGCGCACGCTGATCGGTCGGCCGACGACCTCTCTCGCGGCTGCCGTCACGGCTGCTCTGCGATAGCCTGATGTGAGTCGCACGTACTGGCCCGCGGACTCATCCGTGGGCCGGTATGCTCTGTCGAAACATCAAGAAAGAAGGCTTCCATGAGCAATCCCATCGTGCCGCCATTCACGGATCCAGAGCAGGCAATACGTAAGGTGCAGATGGCAGAAGACCTTTGGAACACGCGCGATCCCGAGCGCGTTGCCCTGGCCTACACCGAAGACACCGAGTGGCGGAATCGCACCGAGTTCCTCACGGGTCGCCAGGCTGTCGTAGAGTTTCTGACGCGTAAGTGGAACCGCGAATTGGACTACAAGCTGAAGAAAGAGCTGTGGGGCTTTCGCGGAAATCGCATGGCCGTTAAGTTCCAATATGAGTGGCACGACAGCGAGGGGCAGTGGTTTCGCAGCTACGGCAACGAACTGTGGGAGTTCGCTCCGTCGGGCCTGATGCAGCGGCGCGAAGCCAGCATCAACGACCTACCCATCGCGGAGTCTGAGCGCACCCTTTAGTCGTGATCCAAAGAACTAAGCGATCTGCTGCGTGCGGCGCCGCGGACGAGCCGCTGCCGGTGATGTCACTGGCAGTACGCCGTGCTCCTGTGCGATGTAGCGGCGGTAGCGCTGCAGCAACGATGCCGGGCCGTGCGCCGTGAAGAAGATGACATTACCCTCGAATCGCTTGTCTTCGATGAAACAGCCTGCTTCCAGCGCGGCGATGGTGCGGCCTTCGCGCTGTGGGATACGGAAGCTTGCCGTAGCCGTTGGATCGACCGCTTGCGCGCCGCCGATGCGCTCTTCAATCGCAGCGATCAGTGCCTGCAAGCCATCGCCCGTGTGAGCCGAGACGGCGATGGTATTCGCCTCAGGAAAATCCTTCAGCTCCGCGATCTTGTCAGCGGGCAGCAGATCTATCTTGTTCAGCACCTGCAGTGTCGGGGTCTTCGACACTTCGAGTTCCGCGAGTACACGTTCCACCTGCATCTTCTGCTCGTCGATGTTGGGTGACGCTGCGTCGCGCACGTGCAGCAGCAGTTCTGCACGCTCCACCTCTTCCAGCGTTGCGCGGAAGCTGGTGACGAGCGCATGGGGCAGGTTGCGGATGAAGCCAACGGTATCGCTCAACAGCACCTTACGGCGCGATGGCAGTGCCAGGTGTCGCAGTTTGGGGTCCAGTGTGGCGAACATACGCGCGGACTCGAGCACGCCCGCGTCGGTGAGCGCGTTGAACAGCGTGCTCTTCCCGGCATTGGTGTAACCGACGAGTGCCACCGTGGGTACCGGGACGGCCTCACGACGCTGGCGCTGCTGCCGGCGGTTGCGCCGCACGGTGTCCAGTTGGTCCTTCAAGCGGTCGATGCGCGCGCGAATGCGGCGGCGATCCGTCTCAAGTTTGGTCTCGCCGGGACCTCGCGTGCCGATGCCGCCGCCGAGCTGGCTCATCGACTTGCCCTTACCGGCCAGTCGCGGCAGCTGGTATTCAAGCTGTGCGAGTTCGACCTGCAGGTGCCCTTCGCGGGTGCGAGCGTGACGGGCGAAGATGTCCAGGATGAGCTGCGTGCGGTCGATGACGCGGACCGGCAGCTCCCTGTCCAGATTGCGCAGTTGCGACGGCGTCAAGTCGTGGTCGAAGAGCACAAGGTTCGCGCCACTGCTGGCCACAACCGCGGCCAGTTCTTCCACCTTGCCAGGACCGATCAACATTGCCGGATCCGGTTTGCCGCGGCGCTGCACGACAGTCGCAACCACTTCCGCACCGGCCGAACGCGCCAGTTCCTGAAACTCTTCAAGCGCTGCGTCAAAATCCAGCTCGGCGATAGCCCCGGGCTCGCCGCTGTCCTCATCCCCTTCATGGATCGCAGCGGCAGCGCGTGCCTGGGCGGCAGCCGCGGTCAGGCGGCGACGCTCGCCGCTGATCTCAACTGAGACCAGAACGGCAAGCTCGCGCTCTTTCTCTGTAACGTAGCCGCCCTTGGGAGCGGCAGCAGCAGCATTTGCCGCG is a genomic window containing:
- a CDS encoding nuclear transport factor 2 family protein; amino-acid sequence: MSNPIVPPFTDPEQAIRKVQMAEDLWNTRDPERVALAYTEDTEWRNRTEFLTGRQAVVEFLTRKWNRELDYKLKKELWGFRGNRMAVKFQYEWHDSEGQWFRSYGNELWEFAPSGLMQRREASINDLPIAESERTL
- the hflX gene encoding GTPase HflX, which gives rise to MSAKQRTARTGLSGARPSPSRLETAANAAAAAPKGGYVTEKERELAVLVSVEISGERRRLTAAAAQARAAAAIHEGDEDSGEPGAIAELDFDAALEEFQELARSAGAEVVATVVQRRGKPDPAMLIGPGKVEELAAVVASSGANLVLFDHDLTPSQLRNLDRELPVRVIDRTQLILDIFARHARTREGHLQVELAQLEYQLPRLAGKGKSMSQLGGGIGTRGPGETKLETDRRRIRARIDRLKDQLDTVRRNRRQQRQRREAVPVPTVALVGYTNAGKSTLFNALTDAGVLESARMFATLDPKLRHLALPSRRKVLLSDTVGFIRNLPHALVTSFRATLEEVERAELLLHVRDAASPNIDEQKMQVERVLAELEVSKTPTLQVLNKIDLLPADKIAELKDFPEANTIAVSAHTGDGLQALIAAIEERIGGAQAVDPTATASFRIPQREGRTIAALEAGCFIEDKRFEGNVIFFTAHGPASLLQRYRRYIAQEHGVLPVTSPAAARPRRRTQQIA
- a CDS encoding SDR family oxidoreductase: MIVVTGATGKLGQHVIEGLLKSVPPAEIVAAVRTPEKAADLAAKGVQVRQADYFQPASLGTAFAGADALLLISSSELRDRVSQHKTVIDAAKSAGVKLIAYTSLLRADTSTNSVLAPDHSATEDYLRASGVPFVILRNGWYLENHTENLGPALEHGAILGAAKDGRFASAARADYAAAAVAVLTGKGHENKVYELGGDAPYTLTELAAEVTRQSGKTVIYQNLPEAEYEKTLESFGLPTAIAHMLADADRGASEGELDNPGSDMRTLIGRPTTSLAAAVTAALR